In Urechidicola croceus, a single window of DNA contains:
- a CDS encoding VCBS repeat-containing protein: MNKSIFSILGILLFLSCSSNGGKLFDTPIAEKTGIDFINTITETEDLNILDYLYFYNGGGVAIGDINNDNLPDIFMSGNQVKNKLYLNKGNLKFEDVSKTAGIEGKSSWNTGAVMGDINGDGLLDIYVCAVVGVNGFNGFNELYINNGDGTFSESAAKFGLDFDSYSSSAAFLDYDLDGDLDIYILNHAVHSQESFGKADLRFKRNYQTGDKLMRNDGNKFTEVSEEAGIFGGINGYGLGIAISDFNQDGFPDIYVGNDFHEDDYYYLNNGDGTFSEKLKEHFGHTTRFSMGNDVADINHDGLPDILSLDMLPEDEVVLKTSEGDDNIQTQKMRIERYGYHYQFTRNMLHLNQQNGSYSETALMSGIAATDWSWSGLFADFNQDGEQDLFVSNGIPKRPNDLDYINFVSNDQIQKKIDNTKLVDQQALELMPTGEVHNYVFKGNKNLQFEDKSNDWINGSVKQISGATALADLDNDGDLDIITNNINSPATLYINKTNEKSNYLKLKFNYSKPNSFGIGTKVFAYNDGELQFKELYTVRGFQASSEPIIHFGFNQSEQIDSLKIIWPNNTFQVLKDVKTNQNLTISQENTKEFNYASLHPKTKSLFTRIDNNLGIDFTHIEDGFIDFNREKLIPYQVSDRGPAVSIGDLNNDSKPDIFFGGSKHISSKIYIQSDSSFIKTEIPTIKKDSIKEDVVSLIADFNNDGKNDLIIGTGGANFSNKSKPLTDSFYIQNDSSFIAHSFPETFENASVMKVHDYDSDGDLDVFVGNNVVSNKFGSIPNSYILNNENGNFSIIENKELNSIGMITDAVWSDFDNDGIEDLIVVGEWMKPSFFKNNNGILNKVELIDEDLNGLWRVIEPFDIDNDGDLDYLLGNWGLNSKFKASNKYPMNMHYADFDNNGKTETIVSTEKNGNYYPLLGLNEITSQIVSVKKKFTTYKSFAGKTVEQIFDKKVLSDAKLLTINELRSGYLKNENGKFIFVPFKNELQVSPITAFLKYDFDNNGQNEVLVAGNYFGTKPFHGRLDSFSGALIKNENEILLGSDFGLDLSKKSIRSLNVLNFNSNSYLLITIHNDKAEVYQIK; encoded by the coding sequence ATGAATAAGTCTATATTTTCAATTTTAGGAATCTTACTCTTTCTTAGTTGTAGTTCGAATGGAGGTAAACTTTTTGACACTCCTATTGCCGAAAAAACGGGGATTGATTTCATCAATACAATTACTGAAACCGAAGATTTAAACATCTTAGATTACCTCTATTTTTATAATGGTGGTGGAGTTGCTATAGGTGATATTAATAATGATAATCTTCCTGATATTTTCATGTCTGGAAACCAAGTAAAAAACAAATTGTATCTGAATAAAGGTAATTTAAAATTTGAAGATGTAAGTAAGACTGCAGGAATAGAAGGGAAAAGTAGTTGGAATACTGGAGCAGTTATGGGTGATATAAATGGAGACGGATTACTTGATATTTATGTTTGTGCTGTTGTTGGGGTTAACGGTTTCAATGGCTTTAATGAATTATACATTAACAATGGAGACGGAACTTTTTCTGAAAGTGCCGCAAAATTTGGTTTAGATTTTGACTCATACAGTTCATCCGCAGCATTTTTAGATTATGATTTGGATGGAGATTTAGACATCTATATTTTAAATCATGCAGTTCATTCTCAAGAATCTTTTGGAAAAGCAGATTTACGTTTTAAACGAAACTACCAAACTGGTGATAAATTGATGCGTAATGATGGAAATAAATTCACAGAGGTAAGTGAAGAAGCAGGAATTTTTGGTGGTATTAATGGATATGGATTAGGAATTGCAATTTCCGATTTTAACCAAGATGGTTTTCCTGATATTTATGTTGGAAATGATTTTCATGAAGATGATTATTATTATTTGAATAACGGAGATGGAACTTTTTCTGAAAAATTAAAAGAACATTTTGGACATACAACACGTTTCTCTATGGGAAATGATGTTGCAGATATTAATCATGATGGTTTACCAGATATTTTATCTTTAGATATGCTTCCAGAAGATGAAGTTGTATTAAAAACTTCTGAAGGTGATGATAACATTCAAACTCAAAAAATGCGAATTGAACGCTATGGGTATCATTACCAATTCACAAGAAATATGCTCCACTTAAACCAACAAAATGGCAGTTATTCAGAGACTGCTTTAATGAGTGGAATTGCGGCTACAGATTGGAGTTGGAGCGGTTTATTTGCAGATTTTAATCAAGATGGCGAACAAGATTTATTTGTTTCTAATGGAATTCCTAAACGTCCAAATGATTTAGATTACATTAATTTTGTTTCCAACGATCAAATTCAAAAAAAGATAGACAACACCAAGTTGGTTGACCAACAAGCATTGGAATTAATGCCAACTGGTGAAGTTCATAACTACGTTTTTAAAGGAAATAAAAACCTTCAATTTGAAGATAAATCTAATGATTGGATTAATGGTTCTGTAAAACAAATTTCAGGAGCCACTGCCCTAGCCGATCTTGATAATGATGGAGATTTAGATATTATTACCAATAATATCAACAGTCCTGCAACACTATATATCAATAAAACCAATGAAAAGTCAAATTATTTAAAACTAAAATTTAACTATTCAAAACCTAATTCGTTTGGAATAGGAACAAAAGTCTTTGCTTATAACGATGGCGAATTACAATTCAAAGAATTATATACTGTTCGAGGATTTCAAGCATCTTCAGAGCCCATAATTCATTTTGGATTCAATCAATCAGAACAAATTGATTCGTTAAAAATTATTTGGCCAAATAATACTTTTCAAGTTTTAAAAGATGTAAAAACCAATCAAAATTTGACAATTTCACAAGAAAATACTAAAGAGTTTAATTATGCTAGTTTACATCCTAAAACTAAGTCTTTATTTACAAGAATTGATAATAATTTAGGAATTGACTTCACTCATATCGAAGATGGTTTTATAGATTTCAACAGAGAGAAACTGATCCCATATCAAGTATCAGATAGAGGTCCTGCAGTTTCGATTGGAGATTTAAACAACGATTCAAAACCTGATATTTTCTTTGGAGGTTCAAAACATATTTCATCAAAAATCTATATTCAAAGTGATTCTAGTTTTATAAAAACAGAAATTCCAACCATTAAAAAAGATTCCATAAAAGAAGATGTTGTTTCTTTAATTGCCGATTTTAATAATGACGGTAAAAATGATTTAATAATAGGTACTGGTGGTGCTAATTTTTCGAACAAATCAAAACCTCTTACTGACTCCTTTTATATCCAAAATGATTCTAGTTTTATTGCCCATAGTTTTCCTGAAACATTTGAAAATGCATCCGTTATGAAAGTACATGATTATGATAGTGATGGTGATTTAGATGTTTTCGTGGGTAATAATGTGGTATCAAATAAATTTGGAAGTATTCCAAATTCATACATTTTGAACAATGAAAACGGTAATTTTTCAATAATTGAAAATAAGGAATTGAATTCTATAGGGATGATTACAGATGCTGTTTGGTCCGATTTTGATAATGATGGAATTGAAGATTTAATTGTTGTTGGAGAATGGATGAAACCTTCATTTTTCAAAAATAATAATGGTATTCTAAATAAAGTAGAATTAATAGATGAAGACTTAAATGGTCTTTGGAGAGTTATCGAACCTTTTGACATTGACAATGATGGTGATTTAGATTATTTACTTGGAAATTGGGGATTAAACTCGAAGTTCAAAGCATCGAATAAATACCCAATGAACATGCATTATGCAGATTTTGACAATAATGGAAAAACAGAAACGATTGTTTCAACTGAGAAAAATGGAAACTACTACCCTCTCTTAGGTCTTAATGAAATTACGAGTCAAATTGTTTCAGTAAAGAAAAAATTTACTACTTATAAAAGTTTTGCTGGAAAAACTGTCGAACAAATTTTTGATAAAAAAGTATTAAGCGATGCAAAATTACTTACTATAAATGAACTGCGTTCAGGTTATCTAAAAAACGAAAATGGAAAGTTCATATTTGTACCATTTAAAAATGAATTACAAGTATCTCCTATAACTGCTTTTTTAAAGTATGATTTTGATAATAACGGGCAAAATGAGGTATTAGTTGCAGGAAATTACTTTGGTACCAAACCATTCCACGGCAGATTGGATTCTTTTTCTGGAGCACTTATAAAAAATGAAAATGAAATACTTTTAGGAAGCGATTTTGGACTGGATTTAAGTAAGAAATCAATTAGAAGTTTAAATGTTTTGAATTTCAATTCAAATTCATATCTATTAATAACAATTCATAATGACAAGGCGGAAGTCTATCAAATAAAATAA
- a CDS encoding vanadium-dependent haloperoxidase has translation MKPIKYFLSLTLALTTIVSCSKKKEPIIVTANQYHDAIDHVVDIMVHDIFSPPVASRIFAYPNVAAYEIIAQNNDSYKTLSNQINELTSIPKPKNTDNINFQLSALIAHMDLSKKLVFSEEKIETYRDSLYTIWKSKNPTVFEESEKYALEVVSHIEKWMDKDNYKQTRTMSKFTLDSDDPSRWQPTPPAYMDGIEPHWNKIRPFVIDSAAQFKPIPPPKFSMDKNSAFYKELKEVYDISNKITKEGDTSEEIAIAQFWDCNPYVSVTRGHLMFATKKITPGAHWMGITKIACKQTNTDFDKTVFVYTKASIAMADAFISCWDEKYRSNLIRPETLINNHIDDSWKPILQTPPFPEYSSGHSVVSGAASTVLTSIFGDNFQFEDYTETRYGLPVRTFKSFNIAADEAAISRMYGGIHYRAAVEVGVDQGRKLGGFVVNKIKMTK, from the coding sequence ATGAAACCTATCAAATATTTTTTATCGTTAACATTAGCATTGACAACAATTGTTTCATGCTCAAAAAAGAAAGAGCCAATTATTGTCACAGCCAATCAATATCATGATGCAATTGACCATGTAGTTGATATTATGGTACATGATATTTTTTCTCCTCCTGTTGCAAGTAGAATTTTTGCATATCCAAATGTTGCTGCGTATGAAATTATTGCTCAAAATAATGATTCATACAAAACATTATCAAATCAAATAAATGAATTAACTTCAATTCCAAAACCAAAAAATACTGATAATATCAATTTTCAATTATCAGCACTTATTGCACATATGGATTTAAGTAAAAAATTAGTTTTTTCAGAAGAAAAAATTGAAACTTACAGAGATAGTTTATATACTATCTGGAAATCAAAAAATCCTACCGTTTTTGAAGAATCAGAAAAATATGCATTGGAAGTTGTAAGTCATATTGAAAAATGGATGGATAAGGACAATTATAAACAAACACGTACAATGTCTAAATTTACTTTAGACTCTGACGACCCATCGAGATGGCAACCAACACCTCCAGCATATATGGATGGTATTGAACCTCATTGGAACAAAATTAGACCATTCGTGATTGATTCGGCAGCACAGTTTAAGCCAATTCCTCCTCCAAAATTTTCTATGGATAAAAACTCTGCTTTTTACAAAGAATTAAAAGAAGTTTATGACATTAGTAACAAAATAACTAAAGAAGGAGATACTTCTGAAGAAATTGCTATTGCTCAATTTTGGGATTGTAATCCGTATGTATCTGTGACTCGAGGTCATTTAATGTTTGCTACTAAAAAAATAACTCCTGGAGCTCATTGGATGGGAATTACTAAAATTGCTTGTAAACAAACTAATACAGATTTTGACAAAACAGTTTTTGTATATACCAAAGCATCTATAGCAATGGCAGATGCATTTATTAGTTGTTGGGATGAAAAATATCGTAGTAATTTAATTCGTCCAGAAACATTAATTAACAATCATATTGATGATAGTTGGAAACCTATTTTACAAACACCTCCATTTCCTGAATACTCAAGTGGGCATTCAGTAGTTTCTGGTGCTGCTTCAACAGTTCTTACATCAATATTTGGAGATAATTTTCAATTTGAAGATTATACCGAAACTAGATACGGATTACCTGTTAGAACTTTTAAATCGTTTAATATAGCAGCAGATGAAGCAGCAATAAGTAGAATGTACGGCGGAATTCATTATCGCGCCGCTGTTGAAGTTGGTGTTGATCAAGGTCGAAAATTGGGAGGATTTGTTGTTAATAAAATAAAGATGACAAAGTAA